AACAGCTCCCAGAAAAGACATGTCTCAAGTGGCAGTTCGTCTATAGACACATTGCCCTGATAAGCGAGACCCACCAGCTGAAATTGACAAAAATGTCAAATGAGGTTTTGAGAGGGAAGAAACACCATAGTTTCGGTGGCTCTAGATCTGAATTGAAGCTCCCTAAACTAGCCTATTGAGACAGTTGCCTCTAACATGTGACCATTAGCTTGTTTCATAATCTACCATTTTACCCATACATCAACGACATTGTCTGCTCTGACTCAATTAAAACTTGCCTCGTCGCTACCCAGTGTTTTTGTGTTCACCACGCCATCGTTGGCTCAGTATCAGAGCTCGCCTCGCTTCTACCCGATGATGTCAATCATATGAAGACTGTAGGGATGAAGGAAAAGGGGATAAAAAATTGGTCGATTGCTGTGAAACGAAAAACAGCTAACCATAACCACCACAATCACAAATCACAATGGTACATTATAACGCAAACAGAGGCCGAGAAGATTTGCATAGCACAGATTGAAGATCACAGTGTCGACTTTGCGAAAAAGCTGTGAAAACGGCGCAAGGTGGACACGCACAAGTCGAGAGAAAAGTAATCCCTATTTACCGACGGTTAATGTCATTTTTTGCGATGACTACCGACCGTTAAATGAGCAATAATGTTTCCAGACTCGAAGCAGATCAAGTGAGTCGTATAACCGAACTGGATGTGACACACATCAAAAAGCACGGTGGAAAGTAAAACGCACCTTTCGTGTCATTCTCAAGTAAGTCGCTTGCTCCGTGAAACCACTGCGCATGCGCCAACCGGGGGCAGTCCAGTGGGTGCACCAAACCATCTGCAGGGTTGACATGACACGCGAGGCCTCCATCGAAGCAGGTCACTTCGATCGATGCAGCTAGCATGGCCGCCCGCGAAAAGCTTCCCCACGCAGAAAAATCACAACCTAATCCACCAACCCGCAGCTGCAGGCCAGACGACGGCAGGAACACGACGACGATCGCATTTGAACCCTGCTCGAATGCTATATATACCGCCCCCTCGACGCTGCAAGTCTCATCGCCAACTCAACTCGAGCCTTCAGCCACAACAAGACCTTCTCTAGCCAGCCACCACCCCATCGCAGAGAGCGCCGACGTAGACGACGATCTCCGGTCAGCGATCGGTGGGCCGGCAATGGCGTCCTCCGGGCTCCTCCTTCTCCTCGGCTGCCTCGCGTCCGCCCTGCTCGCCGGCGCCACCAAAGTGCACCACCACGAGTTCATCGTACGTGATCCTATTCCTACCTCCCTGTCTCTCCTCCTACCAGCAATGCGGTAATGGCGTTGCTGTTTTTGGGTACGGCTTTGCTGATTGTTTGTTTTGTGACGATGAAGGTCCAGGAGACGCCGGTGAAGAGGCTGTGCGAGGAGCACAACATCATCACGGTGAACGGGCAGTTCCCGGGGCCGACGCTGGAGGTCCGGGAGGGGGACACGCTGGTGGTCAACGTCGTGAACCAGGCGCAGTACAACGTCACCATCCACTGGCACGGCATCCGGCAGTTCAGGACGGGGTGGGCGGACGGGCCCGAGTTCGTGACGCAGTGCCCCATCAAGCCCGGCGGCAGCTACAAGTACCGCTTCACCATCGAGGGCCAGGAGGGCACCCTGTGGTGGCACGCCCACAGCTCCTGGCTCCGGGCCACCGTCTACGGCGCGCTCATCATCCGGCCCCGGGAGGACAAGCCCTACCCCTTCGACAAGCCATCGCGGGAGGTGCCCATCCTCCTCGGCGAGTGGTGGAACGCCAACCCCGTCGAGGTCATCCGGGAGGCGCAGCGGACCGGCGGCGCGCCCAACGTCTCCGACGCCTTCACCGTCAACGGCCAGCCCGGCGACCTCTACAACTGCTCCCGCCAAGGTACTGCTGAGTGCTGATGATCTCGCCGGCGATGCAGCTAGCCACCGTGCGTGACACGAACATGTACACTGACGACGATGTGTGTGTCGTTCGCTTTGGCTCTTGGCAGACACCACCGCGATCTCGGTGAAGCCCGGCGAGACGGCGCTGCTGCGGTTCATCAACTCTGCGCTCAaccacgagctcttcgtctccatcGCCAGCCACAAGATGACGGTCGTCGGCGTCGACGCCTCCTACACCAAGCCGTTCGTCACCTCCGTGCTCATGATCGCGCCGGGCCAGACCACCGACGTGCTCGTCACCATGGACCAGGCGCCCACGCGCTACTACATCGCCGCGCGCGGCTACGTCACCACGCAGGGCGTGGCGTTCGACAACACTACCACCACCGCCGTACTCGAGTACGACTGCGGCTGCACCACCGACTTCGGCCCATCGATCCCGCCGGCGTTCCCGACCCTCCCGGCCTTCAACGACACCGGCGCCGCCACGGCCTTCGCCGCGGGCATCAAGAGCCCGCGGAAGGTCGAGATCCCAAGCCCCGTCGACGAGAACCTCTTCTTCACCGTCGGCCTCGGGCTGTTCAACTGCGCGCCGGGGCAGCTGTGCGCCGGGCCGAACAACAACACCCGCTTCACGGCCAGCATGAACAACGTCTCCTTCGTCTTCCCCAAGGCCACCTCCCTCCTCCACGCGCACTACTACGACATGCCGGGCGTGTACACCACCGACTTCCCGGCCAACCCGCCGGTGCAGTTCGACTACACGGCGCAGAACGTCAGCCAGAGCCTGTGGCAGCCGATCCCGGCGACCAAGCTGTACAAGCTCAGGTTCGGCTCCGTGGTGCAGGTCGTCCTGCAGGACACCAGCATCGTCACGCCGGAGAACCACCCCATCCACCTCCACGGCTACGACTTCTACATCCTCGCCGAGGGCTTCGGCAACTACGACGCCGAGAAGGACGCCGCGAAGTTCAACCTCGAGAACCCACCGCAGCGGAACACCGTGGCGGTGCCCGTGAACGGCTGGGCGGTCATCCGGTTCCGCGCCGACAACCCGGGGGTGTGGCTCATGCATTGCCATCTCGACGTGCACATCACCTGGGGCCTGGCAATGGCGTTTCTGGTCGAGGACGGGTATGGCGAGTTACAGTCACTGGAGGCGCCTCCAGTTGATCTTCCAATGTGCTAATGACCGGCAAAGATACAACACCAGCAATATTGAAGACTGCCCACGTTCTACTCTCAGTTCCTGCCATTTGGGGGTATTTGTGATCTTTATTTTGTATTTCTACTAGGGGTTTTGATTTTCCATCATGGTTTGTAACTTCCCCTGTAAATTTGCGTATTTTCAGTGATTCATCAGCTTATTATTTGAAATGAACTCTTATGTGATAGCAGTAACTACATCAAAGATCGAAATGTGCTGATTTGAAAGAGAAAAAACATCATTGATTAGCCAGAACTCATATGTGGAGGATCTTTTTGTATGAAGGACAATTTCATTTGATTGATATATCGATGTGATACAATTGAACTGAGCAATGCCCGGCCAGCTTCTGCATATCACACTGACAACTTGTTCAACACAATAACAAAAAAAAAAGATTATTTTACAACAACAAAAAAAGCCAACCAAAGATGAGGTAGATTATATCCGAAGAGTATTACCGTCATCCATGATGGGAGAAAAACTTTTTGACCCTATGCTCCAGCCAGGTTGACGTTATCATAAAAACGTCGATATCCTCTGGCCTCCATAGGATAGACCCAAATGTTTTCAGTTTTCTTGTCAGTAATGACAGGACATGACGAGACGTGGGCTGACGACGCCTCGATAACTAGAGAGCAAAGCTCGAGATGACGTACCCCGAAACTATAAAGTCACGTTATCCTAGGCATGTGGATCTCAAGGTGTAGCACTCCGAAACAATGAAGAACATGCAGATGGGCATACAACCTCATGCCACAAAGGCCTCGGGATAAATGGAGCACATTGGGAGAAGCTCGAGCCCTAGGAGCTCCCTGCTGGTCATTCCGAACTCATAAAGGTGTTGTCCCACAAGCCGTGCACTTGGTAGGCCCGAAAACACCTTGACGTTGGGCTCATGAAGACACGCCACGGTCGTTGAGGAGCCCGCCTGCGTTTTCATTCCTGAAGATGACAAGATTCCGAATCCGGACACGCTCAGTGCTTACTGATGGTGTAATACACCCAGGGTGGCCTCTCCATGGGAAGCCTAACAGCAGGTGTGTCCCAAGGTCCAAGGGGCTCGATGAAGATTCAACATCAGGGGGAGCCCAAAGGCTCGAGTTGAGATCGAGAGATCATTTTGGCGTGCAAGCCAAGATGGCGACAGGGTAAGGTCGGTTAGACCCcaaatgtaaaccctagcccccatcGTCTATATAAGGCGCGGCTAGGGGTAGCCATTCTAATCTACAACAATGATTGTAGTCTCGGTAGCCATATTATTTTCCCCACTCTAACTCCCTCGCACGAGGGGCACCACCATGAATACAAATTAGAAgcatgatgtagggtattacctcaataCGAGGGCCGAACTCTGGGTAATCCCCTTGTGCGACCTCCGCTCTAGCACTTCTGGCCGTGTTCGCCACCCTAGCAAGGGTATTGACAGTTTTCTCTACCGTCACCATTCTccccaacaacttcttcatcttcatcatccaATCCAATGAATTGATTGGAGTTTGAACCATCATTTTTCTTCAACCTCTTGTTACCAACTTTGTTACTTTGAGGTCTTCCGCAAGTTAATTCCACTTTGGTTGGCCATTCAATTTCATCCAACAATGGCTAAAACTGAATGGTTTCATCTCGGTTTGTTGGTACAAAGTGGCTGCCAACACCATCCATCAAACAATAAAGTAATCCGACATAAAAACTAGCAATGCAAATTATGACGAAACAGAGCAATTAAACTTATGTGACTTTGGACTCTAATCCCACTTTGATTCTGGCCAAGCACGGAAGCATAGTGGCCGACAAACTTGTTCGCGTTGTCTTGGATGGTGGGCCATCTATGTTGGAGAGAGGCCACATTGCAAGTGGTATTGATAGGATGCATCTCCACAtattccttattttcatgataatgTTTGTGGATCTTCTCTTAATAATATTTGTTGCCCTCTTGATCCATGTCACATATAGGG
The Triticum dicoccoides isolate Atlit2015 ecotype Zavitan chromosome 3A, WEW_v2.0, whole genome shotgun sequence genome window above contains:
- the LOC119269449 gene encoding laccase-3-like, producing MASSGLLLLLGCLASALLAGATKVHHHEFIVQETPVKRLCEEHNIITVNGQFPGPTLEVREGDTLVVNVVNQAQYNVTIHWHGIRQFRTGWADGPEFVTQCPIKPGGSYKYRFTIEGQEGTLWWHAHSSWLRATVYGALIIRPREDKPYPFDKPSREVPILLGEWWNANPVEVIREAQRTGGAPNVSDAFTVNGQPGDLYNCSRQDTTAISVKPGETALLRFINSALNHELFVSIASHKMTVVGVDASYTKPFVTSVLMIAPGQTTDVLVTMDQAPTRYYIAARGYVTTQGVAFDNTTTTAVLEYDCGCTTDFGPSIPPAFPTLPAFNDTGAATAFAAGIKSPRKVEIPSPVDENLFFTVGLGLFNCAPGQLCAGPNNNTRFTASMNNVSFVFPKATSLLHAHYYDMPGVYTTDFPANPPVQFDYTAQNVSQSLWQPIPATKLYKLRFGSVVQVVLQDTSIVTPENHPIHLHGYDFYILAEGFGNYDAEKDAAKFNLENPPQRNTVAVPVNGWAVIRFRADNPGVWLMHCHLDVHITWGLAMAFLVEDGYGELQSLEAPPVDLPMC